A part of Vigna radiata var. radiata cultivar VC1973A unplaced genomic scaffold, Vradiata_ver6 scaffold_285, whole genome shotgun sequence genomic DNA contains:
- the LOC106779410 gene encoding uncharacterized protein LOC106779410 codes for MEGQLNDLEKKWSKMLQNVTAPNIDEIDKQCIYKVPSNIRKSTPKAYTPQIVSIGPYHRNSNKATESLKLNESLKLKYVKAFLNRRKLSEKILVAKIKEICENINIIRSCYAETIEGNNVDFLTMIFVDALFIIEIFLRWSDPHVWEEKDHIMLKPWMRLEIKHDLMILENQLPFFVLEQLYNLTNEPPSITNEPLSSTTNESFRDTNESLRDTPSFFKMCVNCIRTGTTCFNCIRTKEPLTSTNEPLTGTNKPILSFCQICFNCLKSTSFETECPEESPKHFTDLLRSSIISSSKIDHGNQTESKEDIKHVYSASQLMEAGLEFKVSPNKSFLDLELSEDGVLSMPSLNINASTYLYLRNMVAYESCHHSATKIITQYVAILYFLIKTEKDVNVLADKKIIVNWSGDANKVVTVINNLASSMSMPDFTPYYCSICSGLNNFYENPFNKYKAIFVHDYFNTPWKKASTIAAIVLLLLTFVQTVCSIISVV; via the coding sequence ATGGAAGGACAACTGAATGATTTGGAGAAAAAATGGAGTAAGATGCTTCAAAATGTGACTGCTCCAAACATTGATGAAATCGATAAGCAATGCATTTATAAGGTACCATCAAATATTCGTAAATCTACTCCCAAAGCCTACACACCTCAAATTGTTTCCATTGGTCCTTATCATCGCAACAGTAATAAGGCAACTGAAAGCCTTAAACTGAATGAAAGCCTTAAACTGAAATATGTCAAGGCATTTCTGAATCGAAGAAAACTATCCGAAAAAATATTGGTTGCCAAAATTAAAGAGATATGCgaaaacattaatattattcGAAGCTGTTATGCAGAGACAATTGAAGGTAACAATGTTGATTTCTTGACTATGATTTTTGTTGATGCTTTGTTCATAATTGAGATTTTTCTAAGATGGAGTGATCCCCATGTTTGGGAGGAAAAAGACCACATAATGTTAAAACCGTGGATGCGACTGGAGATTAAGCATGACTTGATGATACTGGAAAATCAACTTCCATTCTTTGTCCTCGAACAACTTTACAACCTCACTAATGAACCACCCTCCATAACCAATGAACCACTTTCCAGTACCACGAATGAATCATTCCGTGATACCAATGAATCACTTCGTGATACCCCATCCTTTTTTAAGATGTGTGTCAACTGTATACGAACTGGTACGACTTGTTTCAACTGCATACGTACAAAAGAACCACTCACCAGTACGAATGAACCACTCACTGGGACGAACAAACCAATCCTCTCCTTTTGTCAGATTTGTTTCAACTGTCTTAAGAGCACAAGTTTTGAAACCGAGTGTCCGGAAGAGAGTCCAAAACACTTCACTGATCTGCTTAGATCTTCAATAATATCATCATCAAAGATTGATCATGGAAATCAGACTGAAAGCAAAGAAGatattaaacatgtttatagTGCAAGCCAACTAATGGAGGCAGGTCTTGAGTTCAAAGTCAGTCCAAATAAAAGCTTTCTTGACTTGGAATTATCTGAAGATGGAGTGTTGAGCATGCCAAGCTTGAATATAAATGCCAGTACATACCTTTATTTGAGGAATATGGTGGCATATGAAAGTTGCCACCATTCGGCTACAAAAATCATTACTCAATATGTAGCCATCCTATATTTTCTTATCAAGACTGAAAAAGATGTGAATGTACTTGCTGACAAGAAAATTATTGTCAATTGGAGCGGTGATGCTAATAAGGTGGTTACAGTAATCAATAATCTGGCTTCAAGTATGAGTATGCCAGACTTCACTCCATACTATTGCTCCATCTGCAGTGGCTTAAATAATTTCTATGAAAATCCTTTCAACAAGTACAAGGCTATCTTCGTACACGACTACTTTAACACTCCTTGGAAAAAGGCCTCCACTATTGCTGCAATTGTGTTACTTTTGCTCACGTTTGTTCAGACTGTATGTTCAATCATCTCAGTGGTTTAA